The Christiangramia forsetii KT0803 DNA segment CTGCTCTAAACGTACCCCGAACTTCCTTTACCTCCAACAACATTCGTGCAATATCTTCTCTCAATTTAGTTTTGGTCAATTTTTCAACGACATTAGAATGGAATGCATATGGATGAACGCGTAAAGGAGTTGTTATTTCCATATTTATATCATAAAATAAGTAAGGCGTACAGGTTCCAGCCCGAAACCCGGGATTATCAGGATACCCCATGGAGTGATCGTTATTAATCTCTAATTCTGAAAGGTTATTATATTGATCTGGTAGCCTTAAATTATATTGAGAATTCATAGCATGCTCAATCGGGCTATGAATAATCTCCTCTAATCTCAATTTTTCTTTCCGAAGGCTCTTAACTTCCTCCATTGCGTAATACCCCATTAATAATCCAACCTTAGCATAATCTGCAACAGATTTTATAACTGCCCGGTGTGGAATTCTATTATGGCTAATATTACGATCATGAATAGAAAAATCACTCAACTGAAACATAAAAAGCATATATATCTTATGCTCCTTAATTAAATCTATAAGATCTTCAAAAATATCAAGCGGATCATTCTTTACCCTGATCCAAACTTGAAGCCGATCCCCAACTTTACCCAGATTCAGTTTAAAAAGATCAAACCAAAGACCTATAAAGCTTCGCAAAAAACCTTTATTTTTAAAAATATAGGTATGATTGGATTCTATGATAGTTCCCACTTTGTATTTTCGATCTGAAAATTCCAGATTAGGAAAACGATCTAGAAGGATATCTCTAAATTTAAGAGCCCAGATGTCTACAACGGGCTTTTGTAAAAAACTCTCCTGATAAGCAAGACTTTCCGCCGCCGGAAATCTACCGTCTTCATCTTTTACATGCGGGAGATACTCCTCATACCGGCTCAATAAATAAAAAGAGGCCGCAAAAATATCAAATGGAAGGTCACTGGCTTCCGGCAAAGGAAAGAAACCAATAGTATCATCCCAAGGCTGTACTTTTATTTCCAGTTCTGAAAATCCCTGCTCCATTAAAAGATCTACTTTCTGAATAAAGAATTCGTTCCCCAGAGCTTGCCTTCCATAAGATAGTTTAGCGCCATCATGGGCAATAAATTCTTCGATTTTAGAAGTAAATTTAATGGGGATTCCCAAAACATGTGTGCAAATATGTTTGAATACATAAATGATCCTTGGGGTAACTTTTTGGGTGTAAA contains these protein-coding regions:
- a CDS encoding polysaccharide deacetylase family protein, with amino-acid sequence MLLIYTQKVTPRIIYVFKHICTHVLGIPIKFTSKIEEFIAHDGAKLSYGRQALGNEFFIQKVDLLMEQGFSELEIKVQPWDDTIGFFPLPEASDLPFDIFAASFYLLSRYEEYLPHVKDEDGRFPAAESLAYQESFLQKPVVDIWALKFRDILLDRFPNLEFSDRKYKVGTIIESNHTYIFKNKGFLRSFIGLWFDLFKLNLGKVGDRLQVWIRVKNDPLDIFEDLIDLIKEHKIYMLFMFQLSDFSIHDRNISHNRIPHRAVIKSVADYAKVGLLMGYYAMEEVKSLRKEKLRLEEIIHSPIEHAMNSQYNLRLPDQYNNLSELEINNDHSMGYPDNPGFRAGTCTPYLFYDINMEITTPLRVHPYAFHSNVVEKLTKTKLREDIARMLLEVKEVRGTFRAVFSNHDFSDYADNKLHYSLLKQIHEID